The proteins below come from a single Zhouia spongiae genomic window:
- a CDS encoding TrmH family RNA methyltransferase: MKNITSTQNTLVKQIVLLKEKSRERKKTGNFIIEGQREIQLAVKGGYKIKTLLFYSGIITAADINELTSVNDIDPELIEISKEVYHKVAYRETTEGILAIAAAKEHTLSSLNFKRVNPLILIAEAPEKPGNIGALLRTADAAGLDAVIIANPKTDMYNPNIIRSSVGCVFTNNIATGSTEDIIVFLKANGIKINCAALTASVNYHKVDYKKPTAIVVGTEATGLSNDWLRNSTQNIIIPMQGEIDSMNVSVSAAIIIYEAKRQRSFD; the protein is encoded by the coding sequence TTGAAAAACATAACGAGTACACAAAACACGCTTGTAAAACAAATTGTCCTCTTAAAAGAAAAGTCAAGAGAACGAAAAAAAACCGGCAATTTTATTATTGAAGGGCAACGCGAAATACAGCTCGCCGTCAAAGGAGGATACAAAATAAAAACCCTCTTGTTTTACAGCGGGATCATTACAGCTGCTGACATTAACGAATTAACCTCAGTAAACGATATCGACCCTGAACTTATCGAAATCTCAAAAGAGGTTTATCATAAAGTTGCCTACCGAGAAACAACTGAAGGTATACTGGCTATAGCCGCCGCCAAGGAGCATACACTGAGCTCCCTGAATTTCAAACGTGTGAACCCGCTGATACTTATAGCAGAAGCACCTGAAAAACCTGGAAATATTGGAGCACTATTAAGAACCGCAGATGCCGCCGGCCTGGATGCAGTGATTATAGCAAACCCGAAAACAGATATGTACAATCCAAATATTATACGCTCCAGCGTCGGATGTGTTTTCACGAATAATATAGCTACAGGTTCTACAGAAGACATTATTGTTTTTTTAAAAGCTAATGGCATTAAAATTAACTGTGCAGCGCTGACTGCTTCCGTTAACTATCATAAAGTAGATTATAAAAAACCCACAGCGATTGTAGTAGGCACCGAAGCTACCGGACTGAGCAATGATTGGCTTCGTAATTCAACCCAAAACATTATTATTCCAATGCAAGGCGAAATCGATTCTATGAACGTTTCTGTATCAGCCGCAATTATTATTTATGAAGCAAAAAGACAACGTTCTTTTGACTGA
- a CDS encoding amidohydrolase family protein → MKKIISYISLCVFAVSSVTAQQTPASKQTRSILITNATAHIGNGKVIENSLIGFKDGKLTLVADATTSKIDDNAYDVIVDANGKQVYPGFIACNSTLGLVEIDAVRATDDEDEIGGMIPNIRSLIAYNAESQIVESMRPNGVLLAQITPRGGRISGTSSIVQLDAWNWEDAAIKVDDAIHLNWPNSFTRGRWWMGEDPGMKPNKKYPEDIDDVISFIKEAKAYLNGDQKPRNLPYEALAGLFDGSQKLYIHVDGEKEITDAVNFSKKNNIDIVIVGGRDAYKVADLLAVNKVPVLVGRPHSLPSGEDTNVKQPYKLAGLLDSKGVLVSIDPSGDMERMNTRNLPFYAGTFAAYGLDKEKAVSLLTVNAAKILGIDKFTGSLEVGKDATLFISEGDALDMRTNVISKAYIQGRDINLKSHHTELYERYNKKINGK, encoded by the coding sequence ATGAAAAAAATAATATCATATATAAGCCTTTGTGTTTTTGCTGTTTCTTCTGTAACAGCTCAACAAACACCGGCATCTAAACAAACCCGGTCAATACTCATTACCAATGCAACAGCTCATATTGGTAATGGAAAAGTTATTGAAAACAGCCTTATCGGATTTAAAGACGGTAAACTTACTTTGGTAGCCGATGCCACAACAAGTAAAATAGACGACAATGCGTATGATGTTATCGTCGATGCTAACGGAAAGCAAGTATACCCAGGGTTTATTGCTTGCAATTCTACCCTGGGATTAGTTGAGATCGATGCGGTGCGGGCTACAGACGATGAAGACGAGATCGGAGGCATGATACCGAATATCCGTAGTTTGATTGCATACAATGCAGAATCTCAGATTGTAGAATCGATGAGACCTAATGGAGTCTTATTGGCTCAGATAACTCCCCGCGGGGGGAGAATTTCGGGAACCTCTTCGATAGTCCAACTAGATGCCTGGAACTGGGAAGATGCTGCAATTAAAGTTGATGATGCCATTCACCTGAATTGGCCCAATAGTTTTACGAGAGGGCGTTGGTGGATGGGAGAAGATCCCGGAATGAAACCTAATAAAAAATATCCTGAAGATATTGATGATGTGATTTCATTTATCAAAGAGGCCAAAGCCTACTTAAATGGAGATCAAAAACCAAGAAACTTACCTTACGAAGCCCTGGCCGGTTTGTTCGACGGCTCACAAAAACTGTATATACATGTTGATGGGGAAAAAGAAATAACTGATGCTGTCAATTTTTCAAAGAAAAACAATATTGATATCGTTATTGTCGGAGGCCGCGACGCCTATAAGGTTGCCGATCTGTTAGCCGTCAATAAGGTTCCTGTGCTGGTTGGACGTCCCCACAGCCTGCCTTCAGGCGAAGATACCAATGTTAAACAACCATATAAATTAGCCGGGCTACTCGACAGCAAGGGCGTTTTAGTCAGCATAGACCCCAGCGGGGATATGGAACGTATGAATACCAGAAACTTACCATTCTATGCAGGTACTTTTGCCGCATATGGTTTAGATAAAGAAAAGGCCGTATCGCTTTTAACTGTCAATGCTGCAAAAATATTAGGAATCGATAAATTTACCGGCTCTCTGGAAGTAGGCAAGGATGCTACCCTGTTTATTAGCGAAGGTGATGCGCTGGATATGAGAACCAATGTAATCTCTAAAGCTTACATACAAGGAAGGGACATCAACCTTAAAAGCCATCATACGGAACTGTACGAACGTTACAACAAAAAGATCAACGGTAAATAA
- a CDS encoding amidohydrolase family protein, with protein sequence MKIKLLSFCMLWMSFSVFSQEYFPKNDGVKTIKNSYTAFTNAKIYLTPTEVSDNATLLIQNGKVVATGTSVQIPANTRIIDLAGKYIYPSFIDIYSEFGIEKPKRQGNNRGSGPQYDASREGYYWNDHIIPDQEAINKFKFDNSKANDLIKNGFGLVNTHIADGIVRGTGMLVALNPEGNNSERIIEQRSAQFFSFDKSAVSLQAYPTSLMGAMALLRQLYYDADWYAKGNADNKDMAIEALLKNNKLPQIFDAGNNKLNVLRAYNVGNEFGVNYIIKGSGYEYEHIDEIKKINASLIIPLDFPDAYDVTDPYQASKVSLSDMRHWNQAPANLATLSNSGISFALTASANKNISEFSDHLRKAIQYGLNPEVALAALTTVPAKLLGKSDKIGTLKKGAYANFLITSGPIFDKATTLYENWTQGHKNIINDMNIKDIRGDYDLSVSGTKYNLSIKGKIEKPSIELKQDTLKIASKLDYSNGWINLFFAPKTDGSKSYNRLTARVTESNNLNGTGTLTNGTSIDWTATRTSDFKEKNGKEKDEDTPKVFPVTFPNKAYGFSNVPSQQTVLFKNATVWTNEDSGILKNTDVLVRNGKIAQIGSGLSANGATVVDATGKHLTTGIIDEHSHIAADAINESGHNSSAEVSISDVVNPDDINIYRNLSGGVTTIQILHGSANPIGGRSALIKLKWGRNAEDMLIDKAPKFIKFALGENVKQSNWGSTQTIRFPQTRMGVEQVFTDYFQRAKEYQEAWDKYNGLSKRAKSNSKAPRYDVEMETISEIINKERFISCHSYVQSEINMLMKVADEFNFNVNTFTHILEGYKLADKMVEHGAGGSTFSDWWAYKYEVKDAIPYNAAIMHDAGVTVAINSDDAEMSRRLNQEAAKTIKYGGVSEEDAWKFVTLNPARLLHLDDKTGSIKAGKDADLVLWSDHPLSIYAVAEKTMIEGVIYYDYETMQHMQESINNERNELINMMISAKNNGMKTQAPTKKEEKHFHCDSL encoded by the coding sequence ATGAAAATAAAACTACTATCGTTCTGTATGCTATGGATGAGTTTTTCGGTCTTTTCCCAAGAATATTTCCCGAAAAATGATGGTGTAAAGACCATTAAGAATAGTTACACGGCGTTTACCAATGCAAAAATTTACCTGACCCCTACTGAAGTGTCCGATAATGCTACCCTCCTGATTCAAAACGGAAAAGTTGTAGCTACCGGAACCTCTGTTCAAATCCCCGCCAACACAAGAATAATAGATTTGGCCGGCAAATATATCTACCCTTCTTTTATCGATATCTATTCTGAATTCGGTATTGAAAAGCCGAAAAGACAAGGGAACAACCGGGGATCCGGCCCCCAATACGATGCTTCTCGTGAAGGGTACTATTGGAACGACCATATCATACCGGATCAGGAAGCCATAAATAAATTTAAATTCGATAACAGCAAAGCCAATGACCTTATTAAAAATGGATTTGGTCTGGTAAATACCCATATAGCCGACGGAATCGTGAGGGGAACGGGAATGCTCGTAGCATTAAATCCGGAAGGAAACAATAGCGAAAGAATCATAGAACAGCGGTCTGCCCAATTCTTCTCATTCGATAAAAGTGCCGTATCCCTTCAGGCATATCCTACTTCGCTGATGGGGGCTATGGCCCTGTTGAGACAATTATATTACGATGCGGACTGGTATGCCAAAGGAAATGCAGACAATAAAGATATGGCTATTGAAGCCCTGTTGAAAAACAATAAGCTCCCTCAAATTTTTGATGCCGGAAATAATAAATTAAATGTACTCAGGGCCTATAATGTCGGTAATGAGTTCGGTGTTAATTACATTATTAAAGGAAGCGGATACGAATACGAACACATTGATGAAATAAAAAAGATCAATGCTTCTTTGATCATTCCTCTGGATTTTCCAGATGCATATGATGTAACTGACCCGTATCAGGCCTCAAAAGTATCGCTGTCGGACATGCGTCATTGGAATCAGGCACCGGCTAATCTGGCTACATTATCAAACAGCGGAATTTCTTTTGCCCTGACTGCCTCCGCCAATAAAAATATTTCTGAATTCAGCGACCACTTAAGAAAGGCCATACAATACGGTCTGAATCCCGAAGTCGCATTGGCAGCCTTAACAACGGTACCTGCAAAACTCCTCGGTAAAAGCGATAAAATCGGAACCCTGAAAAAAGGAGCTTATGCCAACTTTTTAATTACCTCCGGACCCATATTCGATAAAGCTACCACGCTTTATGAAAACTGGACTCAAGGCCATAAAAACATAATCAATGATATGAATATTAAAGATATTCGTGGCGACTATGACCTGTCTGTATCCGGAACTAAATACAATCTTAGTATTAAAGGTAAAATTGAAAAACCGTCTATAGAATTAAAGCAAGATACGCTTAAAATCGCTTCAAAATTAGATTACAGCAATGGCTGGATAAACCTGTTCTTTGCTCCCAAAACAGACGGAAGCAAATCTTATAACAGATTAACTGCCAGGGTTACAGAAAGTAACAACCTGAATGGTACGGGCACTTTAACCAATGGTACTTCTATCGACTGGACCGCTACCAGGACATCAGATTTTAAAGAAAAGAACGGGAAAGAAAAAGATGAAGACACTCCTAAAGTATTTCCGGTCACTTTTCCTAACAAAGCTTACGGCTTCTCTAATGTCCCATCACAACAAACTGTTCTGTTCAAAAATGCTACCGTATGGACAAACGAAGATAGTGGAATATTAAAAAACACTGATGTTTTGGTTCGAAATGGCAAAATTGCTCAAATCGGAAGTGGTTTGTCGGCAAATGGAGCTACAGTCGTCGATGCCACCGGGAAACATTTAACTACCGGTATCATTGACGAGCACTCTCACATTGCAGCTGATGCTATCAATGAATCAGGCCATAACTCCTCAGCAGAAGTTTCCATCAGCGATGTTGTGAATCCTGACGATATCAATATCTATAGAAATTTGTCCGGAGGTGTTACTACGATTCAGATCTTACACGGTTCTGCCAATCCTATTGGTGGTCGTTCAGCATTGATCAAGCTAAAATGGGGAAGAAATGCTGAAGATATGTTAATCGATAAGGCCCCTAAGTTTATCAAATTCGCTTTAGGTGAAAATGTAAAACAATCAAACTGGGGAAGTACGCAGACCATAAGGTTCCCTCAAACCAGAATGGGAGTTGAACAAGTATTTACCGATTATTTCCAGAGAGCTAAAGAATACCAGGAAGCATGGGATAAGTATAACGGACTTTCCAAAAGAGCAAAATCCAATTCAAAAGCTCCAAGATATGATGTGGAGATGGAAACCATTTCAGAAATCATAAACAAGGAACGTTTTATTTCCTGTCATTCATATGTTCAAAGCGAAATTAACATGCTTATGAAGGTAGCCGACGAGTTTAATTTTAATGTTAACACTTTTACCCACATTCTCGAAGGTTACAAACTTGCTGATAAGATGGTTGAACATGGTGCTGGAGGCTCAACATTTTCCGACTGGTGGGCATATAAATATGAGGTTAAAGATGCTATTCCGTACAATGCTGCAATTATGCATGATGCCGGGGTCACAGTAGCTATTAATTCCGATGATGCCGAAATGTCGAGAAGACTCAATCAGGAAGCTGCTAAAACCATTAAATATGGTGGTGTTTCAGAAGAAGATGCATGGAAATTCGTAACATTGAATCCGGCCAGGCTACTTCATTTAGACGATAAGACAGGTAGTATTAAGGCAGGAAAGGATGCTGATCTGGTGCTCTGGAGTGATCATCCGCTCTCTATTTACGCGGTTGCAGAAAAGACCATGATCGAAGGTGTTATCTACTATGATTATGAGACCATGCAGCATATGCAGGAAAGCATCAATAACGAACGAAACGAACTGATAAACATGATGATTTCTGCCAAAAACAACGGGATGAAAACACAAGCGCCGACAAAGAAAGAAGAAAAACATTTTCATTGTGATTCATTATAA
- a CDS encoding DUF3810 domain-containing protein, with protein MSKRLKTILALSIFPQIIIVKWLGNHPDWIETYYSNGFYPLLSKSLRYAFGWIPFSMGDIFYTITTILIIRFLILKGKMFFAQTRSFFREMFILISFLYFTFHLFWGMNYYRQPIHQSLNIANEYTYEELISFTDKLVDRCNNLHLKITGNDTVMVKIPYTKREIYNMTGNGYRNLAKKIPELEYSPGSIKTSMYSTALTYMGYSGYLNPFTNEAQVNGLQLDFKYPTVSCHEEAHQIGYSAENEANFVGYLAAVHNEDIYFQYSGYLYVMRYFLGEIKRNDPELFEAYNARINPGIIKNYLEVANFWRKHKTKAEPAFKQTFNTFLKANNQKDGIKTYSYVVALLINYYKINPF; from the coding sequence ATGTCTAAAAGATTAAAAACAATTCTTGCCCTGTCTATCTTCCCGCAGATCATAATCGTGAAATGGCTGGGAAATCATCCTGATTGGATAGAGACTTATTACAGTAATGGCTTTTATCCCCTGTTGTCGAAGTCATTACGATATGCTTTCGGATGGATCCCTTTTTCAATGGGTGATATTTTTTATACTATTACCACCATCCTGATTATTCGGTTCCTGATCTTAAAAGGCAAAATGTTTTTTGCACAGACCCGGAGCTTTTTCAGGGAAATGTTCATTTTAATCTCTTTTCTGTATTTCACTTTCCATCTTTTTTGGGGAATGAATTACTACAGGCAACCTATTCATCAATCGTTAAACATCGCTAACGAATACACCTACGAGGAGCTTATTTCATTTACGGATAAACTGGTAGACAGGTGCAATAACCTCCACTTAAAAATTACGGGAAACGACACCGTTATGGTAAAAATACCATATACCAAACGGGAAATTTACAATATGACCGGTAATGGTTATAGAAACCTGGCAAAAAAAATACCCGAATTGGAGTATAGCCCCGGCAGTATAAAAACCTCCATGTATAGCACAGCCCTTACATATATGGGATATAGCGGCTATTTAAACCCTTTTACCAATGAAGCGCAGGTAAACGGACTTCAGCTCGATTTTAAATACCCTACCGTGAGTTGCCACGAAGAAGCCCATCAAATAGGATACTCAGCAGAAAATGAAGCTAATTTTGTCGGTTATCTGGCTGCGGTCCACAATGAAGACATTTACTTTCAATACTCCGGTTATTTATATGTGATGCGCTACTTTCTGGGCGAAATAAAAAGAAATGACCCTGAATTATTTGAAGCATACAATGCCAGGATCAATCCGGGAATTATCAAGAACTATCTGGAAGTCGCCAATTTTTGGAGAAAACATAAAACCAAGGCCGAACCGGCCTTTAAACAAACCTTCAATACTTTTCTTAAAGCCAACAACCAAAAAGACGGTATAAAAACATATAGCTATGTGGTTGCTTTGCTCATAAACTATTATAAAATCAACCCCTTTTAA
- a CDS encoding aminoacyl-histidine dipeptidase, whose protein sequence is MSKEIRALEPQSVWNSFADLNAVPRASKKEEQVIAFMMDFGNNLGLETIKDEVGNVIIRKPATKGMESRTPIVMQSHLDMVHQKNGDTDFDFATQGIEMFIDGEWVKAKGTTLGADNGMGVAAIMAILQSHEIAHPALEALFTIDEETGMTGAMGLKGGLLKGEILLNLDTEEDDEIDIGCAGGVDVTASRTYNEEETPEETVAYKIFVKGLQGGHSGMDIDKGLGNANKIMNRLLFGSFENFGLRIAEIDGGGLRNAIPRESTAVVVIDKVHEGAFDFEFEALVEIIKTELKTMEPELYINKEEVDSPARVMSLGVQEGVIKAIYAAHNGVYRMSADMEDLVETSNNIARVTIKDGNAEVMCLTRSSVESSKNDLANALRATFELAGFDVELSGSYPGWTPNVNSPILEVLKSKYEELFQEQPEVVACHAGLECGILGQNYPEMDMISFGPTIRGAHSPDERVNIASVQKFWKYTLEILKNIPKQK, encoded by the coding sequence ATGAGTAAAGAAATACGGGCATTAGAGCCACAGTCTGTCTGGAACAGTTTTGCTGATTTAAACGCAGTGCCTAGAGCCTCCAAAAAAGAAGAGCAGGTTATTGCTTTCATGATGGATTTCGGCAATAATTTAGGTTTAGAAACTATAAAAGATGAGGTAGGAAATGTAATTATCCGGAAGCCTGCCACCAAAGGTATGGAAAGCAGAACACCTATTGTGATGCAATCGCATCTAGATATGGTTCATCAAAAAAACGGTGATACAGATTTTGATTTTGCTACTCAGGGAATCGAGATGTTCATTGACGGTGAGTGGGTAAAAGCCAAAGGAACGACCCTGGGTGCAGACAACGGTATGGGAGTCGCTGCTATTATGGCAATTCTTCAGAGCCATGAAATTGCTCATCCTGCGCTCGAAGCTTTGTTTACGATTGATGAAGAAACGGGAATGACAGGTGCCATGGGGTTAAAAGGTGGATTGTTAAAAGGAGAAATCCTGTTAAACCTCGATACGGAAGAGGATGATGAGATTGATATAGGATGTGCCGGGGGAGTTGATGTAACTGCAAGCAGAACCTATAACGAAGAGGAAACACCGGAAGAAACCGTAGCATATAAAATTTTCGTGAAAGGCCTTCAAGGGGGGCATAGCGGAATGGATATCGATAAAGGATTGGGAAATGCAAACAAGATTATGAACAGGCTGTTGTTTGGAAGTTTTGAGAATTTTGGGTTAAGAATAGCGGAAATTGACGGAGGGGGACTAAGAAATGCGATTCCGAGAGAAAGCACAGCTGTTGTAGTAATAGATAAAGTACATGAGGGTGCTTTTGATTTTGAATTTGAAGCTTTGGTTGAGATCATTAAAACTGAGTTGAAAACGATGGAGCCGGAGTTATATATCAATAAGGAAGAAGTTGATTCGCCTGCCAGGGTGATGTCGTTAGGAGTTCAGGAGGGAGTCATAAAAGCTATTTATGCAGCGCATAACGGTGTTTACAGAATGAGTGCTGATATGGAAGACCTTGTAGAAACTTCTAATAATATAGCCAGGGTGACTATAAAAGACGGAAATGCCGAGGTAATGTGTCTGACGAGGTCGTCGGTTGAGTCTTCAAAAAATGATTTGGCCAATGCCTTGAGAGCCACTTTTGAGTTGGCCGGGTTTGATGTAGAATTGAGCGGGTCATATCCGGGATGGACACCAAATGTAAATTCCCCGATTCTTGAAGTTCTGAAGTCAAAGTATGAGGAGTTATTTCAGGAACAACCTGAGGTAGTTGCCTGTCATGCAGGATTGGAATGCGGGATTCTGGGGCAGAATTATCCTGAAATGGATATGATAAGTTTTGGTCCAACGATAAGAGGAGCCCACTCACCGGACGAACGCGTGAATATTGCATCCGTTCAGAAATTCTGGAAGTATACGTTGGAAATACTTAAAAATATTCCGAAACAAAAATAG
- a CDS encoding peptidylprolyl isomerase, protein MKKINLFVLMLGFLAAGCSSKYSELGDGLFADIQTSKGEIIVKLAYDKTPITVANFVTLAEGSNPFVTDSIKGKKYYDGVIFHRVIEDFMIQSGDPTGQGNGNPGYKFKDEFDKNLSHDKKGILSMANAGFGTNGSQFFITHKATKFLDAYDQNGNLKPCENPRVSCHAVFGEVVKGLEVVDSIAATETNPQDRPLEDVIMNNIKIIRNGKEAKNFDAVKVFSNYFEEANKKAEDARKAAEDLAKEFEEQKAKASETESGLKYLILEKGNDDKPKEGETVLVNYAGYFTDGLLFDTSWLDVAEKMNAVQQSKVRRNGYQPFPTALSLDAQLVPGFKEGLFLLNYGAKVRLFIPSHLGYGSTGSGPIPPDTDLVFDLQISKPQE, encoded by the coding sequence ATGAAAAAAATCAATCTATTTGTTTTAATGCTTGGATTTCTTGCTGCCGGCTGTTCTTCTAAATACAGTGAACTTGGCGATGGCTTGTTTGCAGATATTCAAACCTCTAAAGGCGAAATCATAGTTAAGCTTGCTTACGACAAAACTCCTATTACTGTTGCAAACTTTGTAACGCTGGCTGAGGGGAGTAATCCATTTGTAACAGATTCTATAAAAGGCAAAAAGTATTATGACGGTGTTATCTTTCATCGTGTAATCGAAGACTTCATGATACAATCAGGAGACCCTACAGGACAAGGTAACGGCAATCCCGGGTATAAATTTAAAGACGAATTCGACAAGAACCTCTCTCATGATAAAAAAGGGATCCTATCAATGGCTAATGCAGGATTTGGGACTAACGGAAGTCAATTCTTCATTACACATAAAGCAACAAAATTCCTGGATGCATACGATCAAAATGGAAACCTTAAACCTTGCGAAAATCCAAGAGTTAGTTGTCATGCAGTTTTTGGCGAAGTAGTTAAAGGCCTGGAAGTTGTTGATTCAATTGCTGCTACCGAAACCAACCCGCAGGACAGACCGCTTGAAGATGTGATTATGAACAATATAAAGATCATCAGAAACGGAAAAGAAGCCAAGAACTTCGACGCTGTTAAGGTGTTTAGCAACTATTTTGAAGAAGCCAATAAAAAAGCTGAAGATGCCAGAAAAGCTGCTGAAGATCTGGCTAAAGAATTTGAAGAACAAAAAGCCAAAGCATCCGAAACCGAATCCGGATTAAAATATCTGATTTTAGAAAAAGGGAATGACGACAAACCTAAAGAAGGAGAAACAGTATTAGTTAACTATGCAGGTTATTTCACAGACGGCCTTCTTTTTGACACAAGCTGGTTAGATGTTGCCGAAAAAATGAATGCTGTTCAGCAAAGCAAAGTAAGACGCAACGGATACCAACCATTCCCTACGGCACTTAGCCTGGATGCACAATTGGTTCCCGGGTTCAAGGAAGGGTTATTTTTATTAAACTATGGAGCCAAAGTACGTTTGTTCATTCCTTCTCATCTAGGGTATGGTTCTACAGGTTCAGGGCCTATTCCTCCGGATACCGACCTGGTTTTCGACTTGCAAATCAGCAAACCACAAGAGTAA
- the gldI gene encoding gliding motility-associated peptidyl-prolyl isomerase GldI encodes MKRILLILFLTILAVSCNEPEPRKPVSRKTGSFLRESIERNKDLLRKEETSIKSIIDKDTTHTYLNSSNGYWYYYNVKNTLSSYTPKTDDVVMINYNIRTLENDTIYTNEEIGNIKFKVDKEDYFPGLRTGIKLMKKGEEITFLFPSVMGYGYHGDDHKIGTNQPLISTIKLIDIIEIAKDSLNNEN; translated from the coding sequence ATGAAACGCATCTTATTAATTTTATTCTTAACTATCCTTGCAGTATCCTGCAATGAACCCGAACCCAGAAAACCTGTTTCTCGTAAAACAGGCTCGTTTTTACGGGAATCCATTGAAAGGAATAAAGACCTGTTAAGAAAAGAAGAGACTTCTATTAAAAGTATTATTGACAAAGATACCACGCATACGTATTTAAATTCTTCAAACGGATACTGGTATTATTACAATGTAAAAAACACCCTTTCATCATATACACCCAAAACAGATGATGTAGTGATGATTAATTACAACATCCGAACACTGGAAAATGACACTATATATACTAATGAAGAGATTGGTAACATAAAATTCAAGGTCGATAAAGAAGATTATTTTCCAGGATTGAGAACCGGTATTAAACTGATGAAAAAAGGAGAAGAGATCACATTCTTATTTCCTTCCGTGATGGGGTATGGTTACCATGGCGATGATCATAAAATCGGAACCAACCAACCACTCATCAGTACTATCAAACTCATAGATATAATCGAAATAGCTAAAGATTCATTAAATAACGAGAACTAA
- a CDS encoding DHH family phosphoesterase → MKEKQIKDIKKFLSSPKKISIIPHKNPDGDAIGSSLGLMHYLKKGQHSVRVISPNEYPNFLKWMPGNDEVIKFDYQEELAKKILRESDLIFTLDFNSLNRIEEMKPFLENLDVDFAMIDHHQQPDEYAKYMYSDVSMSATCEMIYHFISFLDGTDKIDADIATCLYAGIMTDTGSFRFSSTTSTTHRIIADLIERGAKNTEIHNAIYDSNSIDKLHLLGVALNNLVFLKEYNTVYITLTKTELDKYNFKKGDTEGFVNYGLSIEGVKLSIIFIENNDGDYIKISLRSKGSFSVNEMARTHFNGGGHINAAGGRSDANMSDTIKKLEAILPSYKNDLQ, encoded by the coding sequence ATGAAAGAGAAGCAAATTAAAGACATTAAAAAGTTTTTATCCAGTCCTAAAAAAATTTCTATAATTCCACATAAAAACCCGGACGGTGATGCCATAGGATCATCACTCGGGCTAATGCATTACCTCAAAAAGGGGCAGCATTCTGTTCGCGTGATATCCCCCAATGAATATCCTAACTTTTTAAAATGGATGCCCGGGAATGATGAAGTCATTAAGTTTGATTACCAGGAAGAATTAGCAAAAAAAATACTCCGGGAATCCGATCTTATCTTTACACTTGACTTTAATTCTTTAAACAGAATTGAGGAAATGAAACCCTTTCTTGAAAATCTGGATGTTGATTTTGCCATGATAGATCATCATCAACAACCTGACGAATATGCCAAATATATGTATTCTGACGTATCGATGAGCGCCACTTGTGAAATGATATATCATTTTATCTCATTCTTAGATGGTACTGATAAAATTGATGCGGATATTGCTACATGTCTTTATGCCGGAATTATGACCGATACAGGCTCTTTTCGGTTCTCATCTACTACCAGCACCACCCATCGGATCATTGCAGATTTAATTGAGAGAGGCGCAAAAAACACAGAAATACACAATGCAATTTACGATAGTAACTCTATTGATAAATTACATTTACTGGGTGTTGCCTTAAACAACCTTGTATTCCTTAAAGAATACAATACGGTTTACATAACCCTTACAAAGACAGAACTTGATAAATATAACTTTAAAAAAGGAGATACCGAAGGCTTTGTTAACTATGGTCTCTCTATTGAAGGTGTAAAACTTTCTATTATATTTATCGAAAATAATGATGGAGACTATATTAAAATATCGCTTCGTTCCAAAGGTTCCTTTTCGGTTAATGAAATGGCCAGAACACACTTTAACGGCGGAGGGCATATAAATGCGGCAGGCGGAAGAAGTGATGCAAATATGTCTGACACTATAAAAAAGCTAGAAGCTATATTGCCATCGTATAAAAACGATTTACAATAA